ATCATGTTATGCTATAGAGAGTATTTGTGCCTGATGACCAACAAGGAGATGGAGCTAAATTGTTGGAGGTTCAGCATAAGGGTTGAAGGTCAAAGCGAGGGTGCTAAAGAGAGACTATTTGTGCACTGTTCAAACTCAGTCCTGTAATGCCTTCTGAAAGTGGTTGTTTATGGTCACATAATCAGTCATGTTCCTTTTTGTGTACAAAATGTTTTGATTaaagttaataaaaaaaaatttactttttttttttttttttactttttactTATTTACTACAGCAATATACCAAacgttaggaacaccttcctaatgttgagttttgccctcagaacagcctcaattcattgcggcatggactctacaaggtgtcaagcatTCCACgggtgctggcccatgttgactccaatgcttcccacagttgttaagttggctggatgtcctttgcgtggtggaccattcttgatacacacgggaaacttgagcgtgaaaaacccagcagcattacagttcttgacacaaaccggtgcgcctggcacttacAACCATACCCTGTTCATAGGCACTTGTCTTGCCCACTTACCTTCTGAATGGAACTCataaacaatccatgtctcaaggcttaaaaatccttctttaacatgtctcctccccttcatctatactgattgaagtggatttaacaagtgacatcaataagggatcatagctttcacctggtcagtctatgtcatggaaatagcagCTGTTCATAATGTTTTATACCTCAGTGTAGAAGTGTTGGAGATGGATGTATTCACAGAGTCAAAAGTTTAATTAGAAGTTTCCTTTATTAATAATAATCCAAGATACACACATTTgtttcaaataacattttattctTAGTATTACTTTATTGAGATCCATTTCAAAATCCTGAGCACAATATCAATTTATAGCACAATTTGTTTGTTGATTTTGGTCTTTATGGCCAATATGATTGTACTTCAAaggcaacatacagtatataaggtttgatttgatatacactCAGAGAGGAGAACAAGCTTACGATAGCCATGATAGCGCACAGAGATAAGTCACAGAGTTGCATGCAGAGGGGaccactcacagtcacacactacTGAGAGTCAAGTTCAACAGATTCATAACATTGGCACCGCCTTATCAACCAAAATACAACCGACTGTAATATTGACAGTAACTTAgtggtttggggttttaggctgggattctgtacagcactttgagatatcagctgatgtaagaagggctatataaatacatttgatttagtgGCAAAAACACTATTTCATTTATTGTGATCATCTCACTTTCTAGACGTCTTGTGTTTCAAACTCAGAGACCTCACTGAGCTAAACACCCTTCTACTCAGGTCCCTCAGTGAGCGTGAGCGTGTGAGGGTTGCCCGAGAAGGAGGTGGGGATGGCGagaatgatggggaggagagaggaggagagagggagggacagcttCCCTCCAGActctgagagcgagagaggtggaagaggctGGCAGTAGAGGACAGGCGCTTGtcttcttcccctcttcttcccAACGCCAACGGACGAACCCGCTCCATGCTGAGCTCCAGGGAGGAGGTCCACTGTGCCCCCCTCAGACGCTCCTCTTTCTGGGCTCGAGGCTCCAGCACGTCCCCCTGGGACTCACTGCGGAACAGAGCTCGTCTGGACAGCCTCAGGCTGGAGCTACGCTTGTcccagccaccaccaccacccttcccTTTGCGTTTTGAGgcactgctctctttctctcgcctcTCTGCCTTGGCATGCTTCTCCTTTTGGTcatctttctcctttctcctgatcccctctctcttccacctctccttgtTCTCCTCTTCTTCAGCCTCTTTCCCCCATGAACGTCCTTCGAAGCCCCTCCAGAGTTTGGCTGCCCCCTTCTTTGGCATCTGGGCCGTGTCGTGACTGCGTTCCTCTCCCCAGTTGCTGCTGTAACACCTCTGTTTCCTGTGGAAGCTGCTCACTGTCGATGCCCTCACCAACTCCTTGGATGCATGCTTCCCCTGGTAGAGCCCCTCCCCATCCACCCtcttccatccttctccctccccatctACCCTCCAtctaccccctccaccccctgcaCCCTGCCGTAGTGACCCCCCTCTGGGCTGGATGCTGCCCCTTTGTGGTGAGCTGCTGTCCCTGACGCGAGGCAGGGAGCACTGGAATGGGTCATCCCGCCGGAACACAGAGAATGGAGTATTGGCAAGGGGGGAGGGCTGGAGAGGGCGGGGTGGGGAGCGTACCCTGGGGCGGTCACGGGACGAGGGGGAAGAGGCGGTGTCAGATGTGGAAGGGGTTTGTTGGcagtggaaggtgtgtgtgtggtggtgggtgacATGATGATGGGTAGGTGGGTGAGTTGAGGTGGACTGGTAAGGGTGATTGGGGCTACTGGAATGTGGACTGGAGGAGTTGGGAGGTGTGAGGCCGGAGTGGGACTGTGGGGAGTGGGTGACACTGAGGGACAGCTGGATCGGCCTCTGGGGGTCAAGGTCAGTCTTGTTACTGGCGTGGAGGTGATGGACGCTGGAATAATCATGATGATGAGACTGGTGGTCATTCTGGGCTATCTggtgggaggaaggggaggagcttTGGGCTTTAaactctgacccctgacctcttcTCTCGGCGTCGCTCTGGAAGCAGTCAACATCCAGCTCTACGCCCTGCTCCATCAGGCCCACCACCACAGCCCGGGGCAGGCCAGAGAGACGGGAGATCTCCCCCACCATCGCAGAGTCCTCGCTGAGCTTACTAGGGCTGGCATCCGGGGCATTGACGCTGGGTTGGCTCCTTGTCACTTTCCCTGGTGAAGAATCCAGTCCACTCCAGTCCAGCGAGCGGGAGAACCCTAGCCCTGACCCAGCCCCTGACCCGGTGACCTCCAGAGAGCTCCGGTGATTGAGGTTGGAGGGACATGTTGAGATGCGTGGCCGAGACCTCAGGGCAGGGGTGGGAGTGGCGGcggtggagagggaggtggaaggagagggggaggcagtggggataGCATGGTCACTCCTTAATACACCACTAGTGCTAATACCTTCCTTGGAGTTTGTGTCTAAACCCAGGTTTTTGTTCAgattggggctgaggttgagacTGAGGTTGAGGTGGAGGTTGATTTTGAGGTCCTCTCCTGTCACAGAGGGCAGGTGGCCCAGGTTGATGGAGTTCCTACTGGCCTTCTTACCGATATTGCTGAGGCTGATCCGCGCAGAGTTACCCAGAAAAGACTTGCAGGGCGTCACACTGCCCCCTGTCAGGTTGGAGGGGGTACTGCGACTCTCGAAGGCCAACAGCGACTGAGTGGAGCCGTGGCCAGGGGTTCTGGGCCCCCTGTGGCAACCTGGCCCAGGGGTGGCAGTAGGGGTGGTGTCAGAGGGGGAAACCCGGCTGCGGTACTGACGAGCCAGCCTGGTGATGTACTGCTCCAGCTGGGTGaaggtggaggggtgaggaggctGGGGGGGCCGGAAGAGGGGGGTGGACTGAGATTCCTCAGCCTGGGCAGAGGAGTCCGGACTCGGGGAGAGGCGAGAGGAGGGTGAGGGGTCCTGACTGGAGGTGAAGAGGGGGCTCTGGAGGGCCACGGCATGGAGGGGGCTGGGGTAATGGTACACCTCCTTGGTCCTCCGGGACACCAGATCAGAACAGAACCTGGGGTCGAGTTGGGGTCGGGGGTCAGCGAGTGGGAGGAGGGAGCCGGGATGGGGGTCACCCAGGCTGGAGCACAGGTCAGACAGGAAGAAGAGACTGTTCATTTCCAGGTCACCTGGGTTCAAAGGACGAGAGTGAAAGTTTATGAATGTCAGTCAGCTTATAAAGAAGCAAAAGCAATTATCTAGGACTATGGTCCCAGGAAGGACTCTCTGGAAAACAGTGACATTTATCTAGGACTATGGTCCCAGGATTCTCTGGAAAACAGTGACATTTATCTAGGACTATGGTCCCAGGACTCTCTGGAAAACAGTGACATTTATCTAGGACTATGGTCCCAGGACTCTCTGGAAAACAGTGACATTTATCTAGGACTATGGTCCCAGGACTCTCTGGAAAACTACTGGTTAAATACAGATGAACTGTACTGAAGTGTAAGTGTGTTTATGTGAGTGCATTTGAATGTCCATATGCATGTTATATCTGACCCGTAGATACTGGTCTCCTATCACTGATCTCTGTGGTCTCCTCAATGCGCTGAGTTCTTGGCTGCTGCGTGGCCTCCGGCCACTGGATGTCACTGTGGTCTGCAGAGAGGGGCCGTTGTTCCCACAGCCTGAAGGCTCCCCCTGAGGGTGCTCCTGGTCCAGCCCGGACTTGCCCACCTGGTACTGGACCCCCCTGGGCCAGGACTGCCTCACTGGACACAGAGTAGCAGGAGTCTGATAGGGAGCTGCCACTGACCGAATAAAAGCCTACGAGGGTGGGAGAAATAaagtgaggggaagagagatgggagagagaaagataaatagaaagaaagaaagaaagaaagaaagaaagaaagaaagaaagaaaagaagggAGTGTAGGTCCAGAGAAAGAGTGATTTGCAAGAAAGGAGTGAGTAAGTGGTGTTGAAAAGATAACATGAGAGGGTAAATAAAGGAACAGGGACAGAAAAGTTGAAGGTTAATGTTTAATACGGCTTTGCAACACGGTATCTCACAAAGTAAACAAAACTTGAGGTGAGAAGTGTTGTTGGGCAAAGCCAGGGCCAGATTACCGAACGAGCATGCAGGGGCCCCCCAGATAGCCTATTACGAACATGGCGGTCGGGGcccccccagatagcatatgaacACGTCACAAGCCATTGTTTATtcgggtggggggagggggcctGGAGGTAGGTATCCCAGGGCTCCAGATGTGATAGTCCAGCCCTGGCCAAAGCCGTATGAGTGTCACAGACCACCCCCAAAAGACCCCCATGGTAGGATCACACAGTCCAGTACCTGAGCTGGGCCTGGAATCATAGTCCACCTGGACTGCACCATCAAGGTCCGGGGGAGAGCAGGTCAGACGGGGCATCCCAAGAGAGGGTGGACCAGCGTGAGTCATCCCCACCAACCCCATCACCTCTGGAATGAACCAGCCCATCTCCACCAGAGTTCCCCACACGGTCCTTGTCCAATGTGCTGGTGTGGCATGGCAACACTGTTTctgaagggggagagggaacCTGAAAAACAGAAAAACGGGTGTTCGAGTCACAGCATGTCTTTAAAGAGATGATAATTAGAGAGTGGTGTAGAATGGATCTCTAATGTTCTTATTTACCAAACACTGATGTCATCAGCCTTACTGGAAGTTCTGGAACACTCGTGTTTCAAgactcagacacaaaaacagaataTGACGTATTCTTTCTCCTCAATAGCCAATTCATTACTTTCTTCTTACTTAGATGAACGTGATTACTCATGACCTCTGCGGTGATGCCCTAATATTAGCCTGATTGGGTGATAGGGGTGGGGGGACAACAGGGGGCTTTGTTCACTGCCAGGCCTGATCAATCCTCCGTTACTACGGAGATAAACAGGAGACAATACAGGTGACTCATACTGCCTAACTGAGAAGGGaaggtgtcccaaatggcaccctattcactatgtagtgcactatttttgaccaggacccacagggcgatggtcaaaagtagtgcactacatagggaatagggtgccatttaggatgtatTCTAACTCAGAGGGGGACTTAAAGGAAGAATAGGGGAAGACAGATGATGTAACAAagagcagaaggagagagggataagggggGGATGACAGGGGGGGTGGGTGCAGGGAAAAAAGTTAGACCTTGATCCTGCTTACCAGCCATGTTTggttttctctgtctctcgctactttttccacatttgatgaagttagaaaatgtattttataaggGGAAGTGAGTGGGTGCTTGAGAGTGGGAGAGCTAATGGTGAGTGAAAAGTGGAGTGAAAGAGCAAGTATATGAAAGAGGTAGTGGGGGAGGGGGTTGCctgtgagaggcagagagtggcATCTTAacccccccaacccccaaccccactCCATAATAAGTTAAAGCCACCCCCTCCTCACCATAGCTACAGCTGCTCTCTGGTTCCTGCTCTCTGGTTCCTGCTCACTCCACCCACACAACAGACGTAGCAGAAGTATATCTAACTCACCCAGAGCCTGCCTgccacacactaaaacacaaataGCAAATAATACTAAGACTAACACTAGCTTGcgcaagcacacaaacacactgataaCCGTCAGGGCCATGTTCACCCCCCACACTCTTCCATGGACATAATGTGAACCATGTTACCCCAGTGTAATGTTACAGTGAGATGGTTGTGATcaaatcaggaggagagagagagaggtggaggccCTCAGCGCTAAGAGCTCTGTAATATGATATCCCTCtatgtgagacagagagacacagacatttaCCCGAAAGAAACAATATATCTACACAATGCACAGACAAATCACAGCAAATACTCCAATTAGAATGAAGGACTACATAATATGAATGTACATAACATACTTTTGTGACGTACTttcattaggtatctacagtatgtagggCTTACGAACACTTTACGAATGCTCTATAAAGCCTTTAATTTGTTATTTTCAGAATGGGGCGCATCATTGTGATAACGCTAAATACTTTGAGATGTCATGTTGGGAAAGGTAAGCTACATTATCAACAGCACCAGCAGGCAAACATTGGTTATTGATAAACATATGCTTATGCATTGCACACTATGCATTATTGATTAATTCTGTTTAATTTAACTGAAGAAGCAGAGGAGACTGACGTTTCAATCCAAGATAATGCCCTCTGACGTCATGTTTCTCTGCGTGGGCTGGAGGTTGATATAGGGCCAGCAATACATGTCATGGTCCAAATGTACATAGAAGAATGCTGGTGAGGGTGATCACAGTGTAGGCTTTGGCAGCAAATCAAGTGTTGATGGGGTGCAacagtactgtactactgttaccCCACTGTGATAGTTAAaatagccagagagagagagagactcactgCAGTCTTATCTCCAGTCAtctttcccctcttccctctctaccatcttacattttccctcttccctctctaccaTCTTCCATCTcaccttttccctcttccctctctaccaTCTTCCATCTCacctttccctcttccctctctaccaCCTTCCATATCactttttccctctcccctctctcctcttccctctcccctctctcctcttccctctcccctctctaccaccTTCCATATCactttttccctctcccctctctcctcttccctctcccctcttcccatctctcctcttccctctctcctcttccctctcccctctctaccaccTTCCATATCACtttttccctctcccccctctcctcttccctctctcctcttccctctcccctctctaccaccTTCCATATCactttttccctctcccctctctcctcttccctctctcctcttccctctcccctctctaccaccTTCCATATCactttttccctctcccctcttccctctctcctcttccctctcccctctctcctctcccctctctaccaccTTCCATATCactttttccctctcccctctctcctcttccctctcccctctctcctcttccctctctcctcttccctctcccctctctcctctcccctctctcctcttccctctctcctcttccctcccccctctctcctcttccctctctaccaCCTTCCATATCactttttccctctcccctctctcctcttccctctctcctctcccctctctaccaccTTCCATATCactttttccctctcccctctctcctcttccctctcccctctctcctcttccctctcccctctctcctcttccctctctcctctctaccaccttcCATAtcactttttccctcttccctctctcctctctcctcttccctctcccctctctaccaccTTCCATATAactttttccctctcccctctctcctcttccctctcccctctctcatcttccctctctcctcttccctctctcctctctcctcttccctctcccctctctcctctcccctctctaccaccTTCCATATCactttttccctctcccctctctcctcttccctctcccctctctcctctcccctctctaccaccTTCCATATCactttttccctctcccctcttccctctcccctctctcctcttccctctcccctctctaccaccTTCCATATCactttttccctctcccctcttccctctcccctctctcctcttccctctcccctctctcctcttccctctctcctcttccctctcccctctctcctctcccctctctaccaccTTCCATATCactttttccctctcccctctctcctcttccctctcccctctctcctctcccctctctaccaccTTCCATATCactttttccctctcccctcttccctctcccctctctcctcttccctctcccctctctaccaccTTCCATATCactttttccctctcccctctctcctcttccctctcccctctctcctcttccctctcccctctctaccaccTTCCATATCACTttttccatctcccctctctcctcttccctctcccctcttccctctctcctcttccctctcccctctctcctcttccctctcccctctctcctcttccctctcccctctctaccaccTTCCATATCactttttccctctcccctctctcctcttccctctcccctctctcctcttccctctcccctctctac
This window of the Oncorhynchus keta strain PuntledgeMale-10-30-2019 chromosome 4, Oket_V2, whole genome shotgun sequence genome carries:
- the LOC118381212 gene encoding uncharacterized protein LOC118381212, which encodes MALRHPAGNRFPLPLQKQCCHATPAHWTRTVWGTLVEMGWFIPEVMGLVGMTHAGPPSLGMPRLTCSPPDLDGAVQVDYDSRPSSGFYSVSGSSLSDSCYSVSSEAVLAQGGPVPGGQVRAGPGAPSGGAFRLWEQRPLSADHSDIQWPEATQQPRTQRIEETTEISDRRPVSTGDLEMNSLFFLSDLCSSLGDPHPGSLLPLADPRPQLDPRFCSDLVSRRTKEVYHYPSPLHAVALQSPLFTSSQDPSPSSRLSPSPDSSAQAEESQSTPLFRPPQPPHPSTFTQLEQYITRLARQYRSRVSPSDTTPTATPGPGCHRGPRTPGHGSTQSLLAFESRSTPSNLTGGSVTPCKSFLGNSARISLSNIGKKASRNSINLGHLPSVTGEDLKINLHLNLSLNLSPNLNKNLGLDTNSKEGISTSGVLRSDHAIPTASPSPSTSLSTAATPTPALRSRPRISTCPSNLNHRSSLEVTGSGAGSGLGFSRSLDWSGLDSSPGKVTRSQPSVNAPDASPSKLSEDSAMVGEISRLSGLPRAVVVGLMEQGVELDVDCFQSDAERRGQGSEFKAQSSSPSSHQIAQNDHQSHHHDYSSVHHLHASNKTDLDPQRPIQLSLSVTHSPQSHSGLTPPNSSSPHSSSPNHPYQSTSTHPPTHHHVTHHHTHTFHCQQTPSTSDTASSPSSRDRPRVRSPPRPLQPSPLANTPFSVFRRDDPFQCSLPRVRDSSSPQRGSIQPRGGSLRQGAGGGGGRWRVDGEGEGWKRVDGEGLYQGKHASKELVRASTVSSFHRKQRCYSSNWGEERSHDTAQMPKKGAAKLWRGFEGRSWGKEAEEEENKERWKREGIRRKEKDDQKEKHAKAERREKESSASKRKGKGGGGGWDKRSSSLRLSRRALFRSESQGDVLEPRAQKEERLRGAQWTSSLELSMERVRPLALGRRGEEDKRLSSTASLFHLSRSQSLEGSCPSLSPPLSSPSFSPSPPPSRATLTRSRSLRDLSRRVFSSVRSLSLKHKTSRK